ATTGGAAACATTTGTAGGTCTTCACAAGAACCCATGTTTATTTGTAGACTGGCTTTTGTTACCGAAAAGAGtgacaaaataaatactttgcaCAAACCTGGAAGTCATTAGGAGGATCCCTAAGACAAGCACCCTTAGTGATTTCAGCATCTGGCGGGGAATTACCCCCTTCTCAGTACCAAGAAAAATCTTGGCCAACATCATCATCAAGTGAATATTAAACACAGCGGACCAAGAGCTCGGGAAGGAACAAGTAAGGTTCAGGGAAGGAAAGGAATGTAGCGAACAGATCTTTACTATCAAAATCGCATTTTCATCAGTGATTCAAGATGGCGGGCACGCCACTGAGAGCTCCGTGTCTTGCTCTCCTTATTGCTCTTCTACTgtattttaagcttttcaaagtcGACATCCTACATTCTATAACACCTATTCAAGTCAACGTTTCATCCTTATCGGCCTTGATCACCTCTACAAAGCCTAAATGCTTATTTAATCCCACGTGCACTCGTTTCTTCACAACACGAATCAGCTACTATCCACAATCTACTTCAACATTCCAACTCAACAACTTGGTATTTAGTGGGGACATCTCGCCTAACCCAGGTCCTGCTTACAACTCTACTCGTATTAACAACTCTGATGGTCTCAATATCCTGTACATTAACGCAAGAAGTTTAAAGGCCTTTGTTGCAAGTAGTGATAATGGCGGCACCAAAGTATGCAAGATCCAGCTCCTACAACAACTTGTGCTTAGCAGCTCCTACGACGTGGTCTGCGTGTGTGAAACTTGGTTGAATGACTCCATCCTAAGCAGTGAAATTCTTCCAGGCTACACAATCTATCGCCGTGATCGCTTAATTCGAACTGGTGGAGGTGTTCTAGTTGCTGTAAAGGACAATATTAGATCAACTCGTCACGCTGAACTCGAATCGGAAAATACTGAACTTATTGTGATCGAACTTATTATACCAAGCAGCAAGTCCGTCCTTCTCTACACCTTCTATCGCCCTCCAAATTCAGCACCTGACGTTCTTCTCCAGCTAAATTCATCGCTTTTATCCACCCGCGAATCCAGTTGTTGCATATTACTTGGAGACTTCAATCTCCCAGATTTGGACTGGTCGAATCCATCTGCACCAAATCACCATAGTGGTCAAGTATTCTACGACACTTTCTGTGATCTTGTTGGAGACAATTTTCTACATCAGCTTATTGAAGGGCCAACCCATATAGCTGGAAATAAACTCGATCTTCTGCTGTGTAACTGTCCTGATTACATAGATCATATCAACACCTTCAAGTCGAACGACTTTCCCACCGATCACCTATTTGTTGAATTCTTCATCAAATTAAAGTTTCGCAGGGCTAAACCTGTAAAGCGTCGAGTTTTTTACTACAAAAATGGCGATTTTGAAGGCCTTCGTTCTACTCTTTCTCATACTCCATTCAACCTGTGTGTCACTGATGATATCAATGATCATTGGTCAGCTTGGAAAGACCTATTTCTTGCAGCAGTTAAAGAACATATTCCGTCTAAAACCATTACGGACAAAAACACTCCTCCTTGGATTGACAAGGATGTTCGCCACTTGATACACAAGAAGTACGCTattctgaaaaaatatcgtcAGAACAAATCtgaagaaaggaaacgaaaacttCGTGTAATTAGCCAAAACACCAAGATATTAATAAAGAACAAACACCGTGAATACTTGGATAAGATCGAATCgtcttttaaatcaaattcaaaagcttTCTGGTCCTACCATAAGGCTGTTTTACATCACAGAGCGAGCTATAATGCGGTCCTCAAGCATAATGGATCTATTGCTAAATCTTCCAGAGAAAAAGCTGAACTTTTcaacttatatttttcttcagttttctcaacgcctgatgtaaacacaaaTTATGATAATGAGATCAACTCCCTTGAGTCTGTAACTTCACTGGCCGATTTCGAAATTTGCGTCGACGAGGTAAATAAATGCCTGAGTAACCTTGACACCTCAAAAGCGTGCGGTCCTGATGGGATCCCAGCACGTCTTTTAAAAGAATGCAGCCAACAACTTGCACCCAGCCTTTGTGCGTTGTTTAATACTTCACTTAGCCATGGACGCCTACCCACTGAATGGAAATCAGCTGACGTTACTCCAATACACAAAAAAGACTCTAAAGAACTGGCAGAAAACTACAGACCGATCTCCCTCCTTCCTATTATTGGGAAAATCATAGAACGCTGTGTTGCCAAAAGACTATATGACCATCTGATTGATTTTATCTCTCCTTTGCAACATGGATTCCTAACGAATCGGTCTTGTACAACTCAATTGGTTCAAGTGCTCCACACCCTGGGTCAAAACCTTGACAAAAACATCCAAACTGACGTCATCTACCTGGATTTCTCCAAGGCTTTCGACAGTGTAGATCACCGTATTATATTGTCGAAGCTAAAGTTGCATGGGGTTGAAGGTCGATGCCTAGACTGGCTCACTGATTATCTTACGGGTAGAATGCAGAGAGTGGTAGTTGACGGCGTGGCATCAAACTGGTCACATGTTACCTCTGGTGTCCCACAAGGAAGCATTTTGGGGCCATTGCTCTTTGTACTATTTATCAACGACCTGCCAGACACAATACCTACTGACATAAATGTCGCCTTATACGCTGATGATACCAAAGCTTACAACAGTGTAAAGTCTGAGGACGACGCTCAACATCTACAGCAAGCACTATTCTTCTTGGACAGCTGGAGTACTAGAAACAACCTCAAATTCAATGAATCCAAATGTAAAGTGTCATCTATTACCAGAAAGAAACATCCAATTTGCTTCAACTATAAACTTGGTTCAACAGATCTGCTTAAGGTTAAAGAGGAGAAAGACCTTGGTGTCACAGTCACCGACACCCTGAGTTGGAACCCACATATTCAAAATATAGTGAGTAAAGCAAATAAGCTCTTGGGTCTCCTGAAAAGAACTTGCCCTCTCTTACCCGACGCAAATGTCCGTCGATCACTCTACTTATCCATTGTGAAATCTCAACTGTCTTATGCCACCGTTGTCTGGTCACCGCATCACATATacttaaagcttaaaatagAACGCGTGCAGCGCAGAGCAACCAGatggatattaaaggaaagACTGCACGAATCCTCTTACAAAGAACGCTTAATTAAGTTGAATATGTTGCCTCTTTGTTATGACCGAGAGAtcaaagacttaatatttttttacaactgTCTGTACGGAATATCGCCTATTGACGTTaacaactttgttaattttgttccccACAACCGCacaagaaactgttttaatccggaattattgctgaaaactcagtcctgtaaaacatctttatttaaggCCTCATATTTTAATAGAATTACAAAACTGTGGAATATTATGTGTAAAGTAGCTCCTCCGTCTTCCTTAGGTACTCTTTCATCCTTTAAGAACTTTGTCACtaatcactattttaatttattagcaaatgttttcgATATTGACCAACCGTGTACCTGGTCAGTGTTTATAGACTGTTCCTGCCATAGAACTCATTCGCACtgacttaaaactttgtaatatttatttattttttattctgtaggGAGTTTCCTTGCATGGGTACTCACGTCCCGTTCGTTACtcccttttggcaatttttttttgtacgtgtaacttctcgtttattacttttgtaactcagtagaatgccaataaaactaattaaaaaaaaaaaaaaaaaaaaaaaaatatcatcaggTAACGCACAGACTGGAAAAGACAGCTGTGCATTAACTTTTACAAAGCAGTTGACAGCATCCATAGAGATAATCTCTTTTTGATTtgaaagaggaatttttttctcgagcAAAACTGTTAATTATGtaataataaatttttgtttgtttatggatatcagtttaaaacatttctcttttcatttgcCCTTTTCTTATTGAGGTTAATTTCCTGTGCCCTTCAATGACTTCTCTGAGGCTTGGGGCCAAACCAGAGATAATCGAAAGGGACATCTTGAAACACATGTCAGCAAATTAGGGGAAATTTCTTCAATCATAACTCAGCCGGGACATGACCGTTTGAGTTTACATGTCgtcttcatcattattatccACTATAAGTGAGGAATTGTGgtttttgaaatatgaaaaattggACGTAAACTTTTCCTCAGAAATATCCTTAATTAAACCCGCTTAACTGTCATTCAAATGTTCAACACATTCAACATACAGTAACCTACTCCCGTCAAACCCTATATTAAATTAAATAGACTGATACTTGTTGAAATAATTACGCCtgaattttgttcagtttaaaCTAAGAATTCGTACAAAGTAAACTGTTTTCTCACCGAGGAATATCTGTTACTTTAACAGCAACTACAAAGTAAGGggtctttttatttgatttcagtgCACACAGATGATGATTACATTCCTTGGAATAAGGTTTGTTAATCGGGCAcctgacaaattttaaaatttgttccGTTAATGTAGTCGTCATGCGGAAAGTTCTTCTGACCACCTTTCATAGCTTTGACTCCCCATTCCAGATTCAATTTCTAGTTACAATTCCTCcgcatttgtttttttcttctttcatgctGTAGGGGCCAGCTACGCTTGGCAAAATAATTGCGACAAAACAATTTCTCTGCGTCCtgattccttgtattcttgtACAGAATAATCACAACGAATGACAAATGGGGATCTATCCGGCGACGATTCGAAGTTATTGCTTCTTACACAGCCTAGAATCCTTCGCTAAAACTAACTCGacaaaaacggcaaaaaaaacaaaaaaaaaaagcaaaaacaaaagataaaaaacaaaaaaaaccaaaaacctgCAAGTAACGCTTAAGCAGCGCACATGGCATGGGAAACTGCACCCTAGGTATATTATAAGCGGCGCtataaaatgtatgtaaatgCAATTAATCATACACATGCTACTTTCTTATTCAACTTTCTTTTCGCTCTGCTTTGAACGATACAATCAGGCTTCACGACAAATGTTCCGTCAATGTTGTCGTCATATGGAAAGTTCTTCTAAGCACCTTTCATAGTTTCGACTCCCCATTCCGGATTCAATTGCTAGTTACAATTCCTCTGCATTTGTTGCATTCTTCTTTCATGCTGTAAGGGCCAGCTGCGCTTGGCAAAATAAATGCGACACAAAAACTTCTATGTGTCCtgattccttgtattcttgtACAGGATAATCACAGCGAATGACCAATAAGGATCCATCCAGCGACGATTCGAAGCTACTGCTTCTTACATAGCCTAAAATCCttcgctgaaaaaaaaaaagctgcaagTAATGCATATTATCAGCGGTGCTTTAAACTGTATCAGGTAAATGCAACGAATCATACACATGCTACTTTCTTGTTCAACTTTCTTTTCGTTCTGCTTTGAACGATACAATCAGGTTTCACGATGACATAATAGAGTGAACTTATCTTTGTAAGACGATTTACACCCGAgacaaaattatcataaaaagtcCAGGAACTCTaagatttatttcaagttaCTACAAGTCTCCTGTTACTTCATTTAGAAGCTGTCACCAGTTCTTTTTCGCCAGTTATTTTGCAAAGTCGATGGTGGTGAATCTCCTGTAGGCTTGGGCTCCACCCTCTATATTCTGTTGtcaacgactgatccccctgTCTTTCCCCTTAGAACTACGTAACTCCCCAAACATCAACCAAttccttccccccctccccccgacaCATGTCATTGACATGAATGAAGCCTCGCGCGTGGAACTCACGTTGCCGCGAGAAGTGTCCCTTACATATGGGTTCTTCGCTTACCGAAGCAGCACCATCAACCCTCTTCATTTATAGTGCATTGAGTGAGCAACTGAGGAGAGAGTTCAAGGgcattttgaagtgttttcgTTAATTAAAGACCCAAGTAGGTAGCTATGGTAACGAAATGTGACGACGAACGTAGCTTGAAATCATGTCTTTTTACATTAGATCAATTTTTGCGTTGATATTGAGAGACGAAATGTCAAACGCGTCCAATTTTGCCGTATTTGATAATATTCAAGCGtcttttgaaaaggaaaaaattttcatgaatgttgcgtttttcaaaaattttaggTAGTTATCAATGTTGAAGAAATTTCCAACCAGTGAAATTAAAGTTAGGATCTAGGCTGTTATTTCCTGCAAATGCGCCTTCATGTTCATAGGGCAGATTTTTACGAAGAcgcttaaacgtttttttttccagaacttTATGACTGCAAGCTGGTATTAGCTCTTTAAACAAAAACAGCTGTATTCCACAGATTTTTTTATGTGAATCATCAGCCAAGGTCAAACTTAATTTAGGAAGTAAAATGACTTTTTGGCTTCAATATTTAGAAAGAAGATGTTCAGACAACATCCCCACGGTTTTTAATTAACCTTCTAAATGTTTCAAGAAGAAAGGTGAGGTGGTTCTAAttacaactttaatttttactgACACTCTACTTCCGCGATCTTGTGTGCCCgtcaaaagaaaatacttccCCTCTACTATGCCAAAAAACGAATTTTAACCAAAAGTTGCATTGTGGATTACAAAGTTTCCTTTGATATTCGTAAttcgtcttctttttttcagtaattttgtttAAGGAAATGAAAGTTGTTGAAGCTCTCTATTGTATTTCTCACTTTTTTGGACGACGGAATCATCGGATAGCGTTTGTTTACTAACCAGGAACCTAAGGTAAATGCTGATGTTTagaaacaagaaatggctaaaTAGAATGAACAGCCTTTCTTTCACTCAGAAAGGATAAACCAAACATCAAAAGCGACTCTCTAGCACTTATGTAAAGTTAAACAAGTGagaacaattaaaacaaacctctttTAACTTCAACGACAAACAATACGTGGTAGTTCTCGCAGTAACATAAAATCGATCCGTTTTTTGCCTTACAACCTCCCACGGTAAATGACAACGACGTTGACATAATTACATAGTTCAATATTAAATATTGctcaatatttatttattgcaattGGTATAAAGATAAGATTTATGAGAGAATGGCATCTGTTTTCATCCCAGCAGACAATATCACTCGCGCACCTTATAGGTTTTAGCGATTTATGATTCAAAAAGGTGTCAACGAAGACTTCACAACAGtatagttcttttttttttatcttttcgctAAGCTAATTGACCAAAAGCTGTGATGACAGGTAAACTTTCCCTTGAGCTTACCACAAGAGAGGAGGCGTTAGCTTGGactgaaacaattttgtttgttgttaCCAATGTTGTGGCCATCCTTGGAAATCTCCTCATTCTTTGCGCCGTGTACCATAACCACAGTCTACGCACGATTCCCAACATATTCGTAATAGCACTGGCTGTGAGCGATATTCTGATGTCTACTATATGTATGCCTTTAACAGTTGCAAGTCTTTTCCACGGCAGGTGGATCTTTCATGAAACGGTCTGCCGCTTTCAAGCATTTGATATCTTTGCGTTTGGGAAGTGTAGTCTTGGAACTATGGCAGCAATTGCAGTCAGCCGATATTTCTGTGTTGTTAATCGGGAAAAGTATCCCTCGCTGTTTAAGAAGCAAAGAGCCTTGATGTATATTTTCATCGTTTGGTGTTTAGCTCTGGTTGGATCTGTGCCCATATTAGTCTTCAACAATGACAGCATTGAATTCCACCCTGGGAAAGCAATGTGTCTgttcaaatttgaaagtaacattGCTTACTCTGCCTCAATCCTTTGCTGTTTTATCACAACACCCTTGATTATCATCACGATCTGCTATGTCAAAGTGTTCCGCGCCGTGTCGAGATCAAATCGTGTTTTCTCATCGGAAAATAACCCGGAACTTCTTCGGGTGAATGTGCAAGAAGCCCAAGTGACGAAGCGTTTGCTAGCAGTTGTGGTCGGCTTTGCATGCTGTTGGCTTCCTGTTTTTGTCGTTGATAACATCGACATGGCACGTGGAGAACCCACGCTACCACGACAAGTTTACTTAACTAACAGCCTCATAATTTATCTGAGTAGCACCATAAACCCATTCATATATTGCGCCGCAGATAAGAGGTTCAGACGAGAGTACAAGGTTGTTTTGAGGAagatttttacttttaaatgcCGAGACAACAGCGAGAACGGTAACGCTTAACTGAAATAGCCAGAGAAGTTGTGGTAGGAAATGGATTTTTCTGAGATTTTGTCCGAGGTTGTTGCTGGTAAAATCAGAAACAAAGGACTAACGACATTATTTGACACTCATCATCCGTCAAATGCGTTTATCTACCGAGACGTTTCGAAGTAGTAACTAATACCCTTTTGGTGTTTTCTCATTAGTAAATAATCCAGAACTCCTTCGGATGAAAGTGGAGGAAACCAAAGTGACGAAGCGTTTGGTTGCAGTTGTAGTCGGCTTTGCATGCTGTTGGCTTCCTATTTTCATCATCGACAACATCGACATGGCGCACAGAGAGCCCACACTACCACGACCAGCTTACTTAACATATAGCTTTTTGCTTTACTTGAGTAGCTCCGTAAACCCCTTTATATATTGTGCCACAGATAAGAGGTTCAGACGAGAGTATAAGGCTGTTTTCTGGAAGATTTTTAGCTTCAAATGCCGagctaacaacgaaaacaacgacGCCTAACTGAAATGGTGCAAGATCTGGTGTAgtagtagttttttttctcagactTTAACTGAGGTTTTCACTTGTAAAATTGGAAACATTTGAAGGTAGACTGGCTTGAATTACCGAAAAGAGTGACTAAATAAATACTTTGCACGAACCTGGAAGTCATTTGGAGGATCCCAAAGACAGGCACTCTTAGTGATTGCAGCATCTGGAGGGGAATTACCCTCTTATCAGTTCCAAGAAAAATCTTGGCGGAGATCATCATCAAGTGAATATCAAACACAGTGGACtataaagttttatttgatttcagtgCACACAGCTCATGATTACATTCCCTGGAATAAGGTTTGTTAATCGGGCACCTGAGAAATGTTCCGTCAATGTTGTCGTCATACGGAAAGTTCTTCTGAGCACCTTTCATAGTTTCGACTCCCCATTCCGGATTCAATTGCTAGTTACAATTCCCCCGcatttgtttcattcttctttcACGCTGTAAGGGCCAGCTGCGCTTGGCAAAATAAATGCGACACAAAAACTTCTATGTGTCCtgattccttgtattcttgtACAGGATAATCACAGCGAATGACCAATAAGGATCCATCCAGCGACGATTCGAAGCTACTGCTTCTTACATAGCCTAAAATCCTTCGCTGAAACTAACTCGgcaaaaacggcaaaaaaaaaagctgcaagTAATGCTAAAGCAACGCTCACGGCATGGAGAACTGCGCCACAAGTCTATTATCAGCGGCGCTTTAAACTGTATCAGGTAAATGCAACGAATCATACACATGCTACTTTCTTGTTCAACTTTCTTTTCGTTCTGCTTTGAACGATACAATCAGCTTTCACGAGGACATAATAGAGTGAACTTATCTTTGTAAGACGATTTACACCCGAgacaaaattatcataaaaagcCCAGGAACTCTaagatttatttcaagttaCTACAAGTCTCCTGTTACCTCATTTAGAAGCTGTCACCAGTTCTTTTTCGCCAGTTATTTTGCAAAGTCAATGGTGGTGAATCTCCTGTAGGCTTGGGCTCCACCCTTTATATTCTGTTGtcaacgactgatcccccctgTCTTTCCCCTGAGAACTACATAACTCCTCAAACATCAACCAAttccttccccccctccccccgacaCATGTAATTGACATGAATGAAGCCTCGCGCGTGGAACTCACGTTGCCGCGAGAAGTGTCCCTTACATATGGGTTCTTCGCTTACCGAAGCAGCACCATCAACCCTCTTCATTTATAGT
The sequence above is a segment of the Pocillopora verrucosa isolate sample1 chromosome 5, ASM3666991v2, whole genome shotgun sequence genome. Coding sequences within it:
- the LOC136281257 gene encoding melatonin receptor type 1A-like, translated to MTGKLSLELTTREEALAWTETILFVVTNVVAILGNLLILCAVYHNHSLRTIPNIFVIALAVSDILMSTICMPLTVASLFHGRWIFHETVCRFQAFDIFAFGKCSLGTMAAIAVSRYFCVVNREKYPSLFKKQRALMYIFIVWCLALVGSVPILVFNNDSIEFHPGKAMCLFKFESNIAYSASILCCFITTPLIIITICYVKVFRAVSRSNRVFSSENNPELLRVNVQEAQVTKRLLAVVVGFACCWLPVFVVDNIDMARGEPTLPRQVYLTNSLIIYLSSTINPFIYCAADKRFRREYKVVLRKIFTFKCRDNSENGNA